One window of Fimbriimonadia bacterium genomic DNA carries:
- the carB gene encoding carbamoyl-phosphate synthase large subunit, with protein sequence MPRDPSIRKVLVIGSGPIVIGQAAEFDYAGSQACRSLREEGVSVVLVNSNPATIMTDVEMADRVYIEPLTPEFLERIIAKERPDSLLPSLGGQTGLNLAAQLADTGITERYGVRLLGTPLDAIHRAEDRELFRETMRQINEPVPESWIVESVDELRKLSQFAPYPCIIRPAYTLGGTGGGVAETPEELLEIGARGLTLSMRNQILVERSLLGWKELEYEVMRDGADNCLTVCNMENLDPMGVHTGDSVVVAPSQTLSDVEYQLLRSAALRIIRALGIEGGCNVQFAVSPSGFDYYVIEVNPRVSRSSALASKATGYPIARVSAKIAVGLRLDEIPNAVTQRTKAFFEPALDYCVVKIPRWPFDKFGHGDRRLGTQMKATGEVMAIGRTFEAALMKAFRSLELGTDGLSYPVMQQLPDDKLRDAARVPTDERLWAVLEYLRRSNEVEDLAALTGIDRWFLSKLRNLVEAERELFGSGKAVLSDPVKLRRIKRLGFSDRTIGVATGRTESEARAARLELGVTPAFKMVDTCAAEFEAATPYYYASYWGENDDTPPRDGSGVLVLGSGPIRIGQGVEFDYCSVHAVKALREMGRRAVIINSNPETVSTDFDISDALYFDPVTLEDVLNLVDHEKPEGVIVQFGGQTAVNLARPLAEAGVRILGTPADVMDATEDRDQFERLLSRLDLPKPPGKGVSTVEDAMAVAKEIGYPVLVRPSFVLGGRAMTVVYDEAEMEAVWMNAAAASSDAPVLVDKFIQGREAEVDLVCDGERVILSGIMEHIEAAGIHSGDSMASFPPISLSPGVQERIRDSAARIALELGVRGMLNIQFLIADDVPFVLEVNPRASRTVPYISKVTGVPLVRLAVQVMLGEKLPEAPEMPTQIFAVKAPVFSFQKLTKVEPMLGPEMKSTGEIMGVDDDYPSALAKAIEAAGLYPRREGLALLTVADRDKPRAIEIARRLAAEGFELAATQGTFAALRDAGLVAERVMRMGEDSPDVMDLVRSGRVALLINTASPDRVVEKQARLLRRASVEHGVPCLTSLDTAEALVQTLEAKRRPTRVSCRALTDYVAAGGQRSV encoded by the coding sequence GTGCCACGCGATCCCTCCATTCGAAAGGTGTTAGTGATCGGCTCCGGTCCGATCGTCATTGGGCAGGCCGCCGAGTTCGATTACGCAGGCAGCCAAGCCTGCCGCTCGCTTCGTGAAGAGGGCGTGTCGGTCGTGCTGGTCAACTCCAACCCCGCGACCATCATGACCGACGTCGAGATGGCGGATCGGGTCTACATCGAACCGCTCACCCCGGAGTTTCTGGAAAGGATCATCGCCAAGGAACGACCGGACTCTCTGCTCCCGTCGCTCGGTGGGCAGACGGGCCTCAACCTCGCGGCGCAACTTGCCGACACCGGCATTACCGAACGGTACGGCGTTCGACTTCTCGGCACCCCCCTCGACGCAATCCATCGGGCGGAGGACAGGGAGCTATTCCGTGAGACCATGCGGCAGATCAATGAGCCGGTACCCGAGAGCTGGATCGTGGAGAGCGTGGACGAGCTCAGGAAGCTTTCCCAGTTCGCGCCGTATCCCTGCATCATTCGGCCTGCGTACACGCTCGGTGGAACAGGCGGAGGAGTTGCAGAGACTCCAGAGGAACTGCTGGAGATCGGAGCGCGGGGCCTCACCCTCTCGATGCGCAACCAGATCCTGGTGGAGCGCAGCCTTCTCGGCTGGAAAGAGCTGGAGTACGAAGTGATGCGCGATGGGGCGGACAACTGCCTCACCGTTTGCAACATGGAGAACCTGGACCCGATGGGGGTGCACACGGGGGACAGCGTCGTCGTCGCCCCTAGCCAGACACTCTCCGACGTCGAATATCAGCTTTTACGTAGCGCCGCGCTCCGCATCATTCGCGCCCTCGGCATAGAGGGCGGCTGCAACGTACAGTTCGCAGTCAGCCCGAGCGGCTTCGATTACTACGTGATCGAGGTCAATCCGCGCGTGTCTCGCTCATCGGCGTTGGCGAGCAAGGCAACGGGTTATCCGATTGCACGTGTCTCCGCCAAGATAGCCGTGGGGCTTCGTCTCGACGAGATACCGAATGCCGTTACCCAGAGGACCAAGGCGTTCTTCGAGCCGGCACTCGACTACTGTGTGGTGAAGATACCGCGATGGCCGTTCGACAAGTTCGGGCATGGCGACCGTCGGCTGGGCACGCAGATGAAGGCTACGGGCGAAGTGATGGCCATCGGTCGCACCTTCGAGGCCGCGCTGATGAAAGCCTTTCGCAGCCTGGAGTTGGGCACGGACGGGCTGAGCTACCCCGTCATGCAGCAGCTCCCTGACGACAAACTGCGCGATGCCGCAAGGGTCCCGACCGACGAGAGACTTTGGGCAGTACTCGAATACCTGCGCCGCAGCAACGAGGTGGAGGACCTGGCTGCACTGACCGGCATTGACCGGTGGTTCCTGAGTAAGCTGCGCAACCTGGTCGAGGCCGAACGAGAACTCTTTGGCAGCGGAAAAGCCGTGCTAAGCGACCCGGTAAAGCTCCGCCGGATCAAGCGCTTGGGATTCTCCGATCGGACGATTGGTGTCGCGACAGGGCGCACGGAGTCGGAGGCGCGCGCGGCGAGGCTCGAGCTGGGAGTGACCCCGGCATTCAAGATGGTGGACACGTGCGCCGCGGAGTTCGAGGCGGCAACCCCTTACTACTACGCCTCGTACTGGGGTGAGAACGACGATACGCCGCCGCGCGACGGCTCCGGTGTGCTCGTGCTGGGGTCCGGCCCCATACGCATCGGGCAAGGCGTGGAGTTCGACTACTGTAGCGTGCACGCAGTGAAGGCCCTGCGAGAGATGGGGCGCCGGGCGGTCATTATCAACAGCAATCCGGAGACGGTCAGCACGGACTTCGACATCTCGGATGCCCTCTACTTCGACCCGGTCACACTCGAGGATGTGCTGAACCTGGTGGACCACGAGAAGCCGGAGGGGGTGATCGTACAGTTCGGCGGCCAGACCGCCGTCAACCTGGCAAGACCCTTGGCGGAGGCGGGAGTGCGTATTCTCGGTACACCTGCCGATGTGATGGACGCGACCGAGGATCGTGACCAGTTCGAGCGGCTTCTGTCTCGGCTGGACCTGCCAAAACCACCTGGCAAAGGCGTCTCGACGGTGGAAGATGCGATGGCGGTGGCCAAAGAGATCGGCTATCCGGTGCTAGTCCGTCCGTCATTCGTGCTCGGCGGTCGAGCGATGACGGTAGTGTATGACGAGGCCGAGATGGAGGCGGTATGGATGAACGCGGCTGCAGCTTCGTCCGACGCGCCGGTGCTGGTGGATAAGTTCATCCAGGGTCGCGAAGCGGAAGTCGATCTCGTGTGCGATGGGGAGCGCGTGATCCTGTCGGGCATCATGGAACATATCGAGGCTGCAGGCATTCACTCGGGCGATAGCATGGCATCTTTCCCGCCCATCTCGCTGTCTCCTGGTGTTCAGGAGCGGATTAGAGACAGCGCGGCGCGCATCGCCCTGGAACTGGGCGTGCGAGGGATGCTCAATATCCAGTTCCTGATCGCCGACGATGTGCCGTTCGTACTGGAGGTGAACCCTCGGGCGAGTCGAACGGTGCCCTACATCAGCAAGGTGACGGGGGTGCCGCTCGTTCGGCTGGCCGTCCAAGTGATGCTTGGCGAGAAGCTGCCCGAGGCTCCGGAGATGCCCACGCAGATCTTCGCGGTGAAGGCGCCCGTTTTCAGCTTCCAGAAACTTACGAAAGTGGAGCCGATGCTGGGGCCGGAAATGAAGTCCACCGGCGAGATCATGGGCGTAGACGATGACTACCCTTCTGCGTTGGCCAAAGCAATCGAGGCCGCAGGGCTGTACCCGAGGCGAGAAGGGCTGGCTCTCTTGACGGTGGCCGATCGGGACAAGCCTCGAGCCATCGAGATCGCTCGGAGGTTGGCTGCCGAGGGCTTCGAGCTGGCTGCCACGCAAGGCACGTTCGCAGCCCTGCGTGATGCGGGGCTCGTAGCCGAGCGTGTCATGCGAATGGGGGAGGATTCACCGGACGTCATGGATCTGGTTCGGAGCGGACGAGTCGCGCTCTTGATCAACACTGCATCGCCGGACCGGGTCGTGGAGAAGCAGGCACGGCTGTTGCGCAGAGCGTCAGTGGAGCATGGAGTCCCGTGTCTGACGTCGCTGGACACTGCAGAGGCGCTAGTGCAAACGCTCGAGGCGAAGCGCAGACCCACACGAGTGAGCTGTCGGGCTCTGACCGACTATGTTGCTGCAGGAGGACAGAGGAGTGTCTGA
- a CDS encoding cytochrome C, which translates to MRVGRTALAALATVGIGSALPWFGLANFTKKGEQDQASDCVSCHLKVTPQIVAEWKLSKHSQNDIDCSVCHGNEHKSADDVAKVKIPTPNTCNDCHEEQVEQFKSGKHAKAWVAMKAMPTIHYQPMALTIGMAGCGGCHKIGLKSEEEIKQIKGGPNTFGVASCDSCHTRHAFSLAEARQPQACQTCHMGFDHPHWEMYSSSKHGVRALLKQNGVLPEGTAAPTCQTCHMQDGHHGVRTAWGFLAVRLPMPEDKQWAADRVTILQGLGVLDPDGKPTARLEAVKAADIARLTQEDWQRERDKMLKTCNQCHSANFAGHALAKGDEMIKEADHLMAEAIRIVAGLYADGTLQKPEGYGAAFPDLLTFHDAPTKIEQKLFVMFLEHRMRTFQGTFHANPDYALWYGWSEMQRDLTEIKTLAEEMRRAKKQAN; encoded by the coding sequence ATGCGTGTTGGCAGAACGGCACTGGCTGCGCTGGCGACTGTGGGAATCGGTAGCGCGCTGCCGTGGTTCGGACTGGCAAACTTCACGAAGAAGGGCGAGCAAGACCAAGCTAGCGACTGCGTTTCCTGCCATCTGAAGGTGACCCCCCAGATTGTGGCGGAATGGAAGCTGAGCAAGCACAGTCAGAACGACATAGATTGCTCGGTGTGCCACGGCAACGAACACAAGTCCGCAGACGACGTGGCGAAGGTAAAGATTCCGACGCCGAACACCTGCAACGACTGCCATGAGGAGCAGGTCGAGCAGTTCAAGAGCGGCAAGCACGCGAAGGCTTGGGTTGCAATGAAGGCAATGCCGACAATCCACTATCAGCCGATGGCGCTGACCATCGGAATGGCTGGATGTGGCGGCTGCCACAAGATCGGCCTCAAGTCGGAGGAGGAGATCAAGCAGATCAAAGGCGGCCCCAACACCTTCGGCGTGGCCTCGTGCGACTCGTGTCACACCCGTCACGCCTTCTCGCTGGCGGAGGCGCGGCAGCCTCAAGCCTGCCAAACCTGCCATATGGGCTTCGACCATCCACACTGGGAGATGTACTCCTCTTCGAAGCATGGCGTGCGGGCGTTGTTGAAGCAGAACGGAGTCTTGCCGGAGGGCACGGCGGCTCCGACGTGCCAGACGTGCCACATGCAGGACGGGCATCACGGCGTGCGCACCGCTTGGGGCTTTCTTGCGGTTAGGCTGCCCATGCCCGAGGACAAGCAGTGGGCTGCAGACAGGGTGACGATACTCCAAGGACTCGGCGTGCTGGACCCCGACGGCAAACCGACGGCGAGGCTGGAAGCCGTGAAGGCCGCAGACATTGCCCGCTTGACCCAAGAGGACTGGCAGAGAGAGCGGGACAAGATGCTCAAGACATGCAACCAGTGCCACTCGGCGAACTTCGCTGGTCACGCGCTGGCAAAGGGTGATGAGATGATCAAGGAAGCGGACCACCTGATGGCAGAGGCTATCCGCATCGTCGCGGGGCTCTATGCGGACGGAACCCTGCAGAAGCCCGAAGGCTACGGAGCAGCTTTCCCGGACCTACTGACTTTCCACGATGCACCGACGAAGATCGAGCAGAAGCTGTTCGTCATGTTCCTCGAGCATCGGATGCGTACTTTCCAGGGCACGTTTCACGCCAACCCGGACTACGCGTTGTGGTACGGGTGGAGCGAAATGCAGCGTGACCTAACGGAGATCAAGACTCTGGCCGAGGAGATGCGTAGGGCGAAGAAGCAGGCGAACTAG
- a CDS encoding glycosyltransferase family 2 protein, with protein MRVACIVPAFNEAGRICQVLEAVAACPLVSEIIVVDDGSSDGTAGAAMRHPDVRVYRLPHNVGKGAAMRAGATVTSADVLLFLDADLLNLQPCHVSVLLEPVLSGEAAMSIGRFCGGRFLTDLAQRVSPNISGQRAIRRSLFLEVPRLDCSRMDVEVRINRYARRRRWPVRRVPLHGVTHPMKEEKLGLLRGAIERARMYRDILLTVLLDRNGFRSDPQSDFAAANLVRHEPGGVESGSGTKLPTP; from the coding sequence ATGAGGGTCGCTTGCATCGTCCCGGCGTTCAACGAGGCCGGTCGTATCTGCCAGGTTTTGGAAGCCGTTGCGGCGTGTCCGTTGGTGTCCGAGATCATCGTGGTGGACGACGGTTCGTCGGACGGAACCGCGGGGGCCGCAATGCGCCACCCGGACGTCCGCGTCTACCGCCTCCCTCACAACGTGGGGAAGGGCGCAGCGATGCGGGCCGGCGCGACAGTCACCTCGGCGGACGTCCTGCTCTTCTTGGATGCGGACCTTCTGAACCTGCAGCCCTGCCACGTTAGCGTGTTGCTCGAGCCGGTGCTGAGTGGCGAGGCAGCCATGTCTATCGGTCGCTTCTGCGGCGGGCGTTTTCTGACGGACCTCGCACAGCGCGTCTCTCCGAACATCAGCGGCCAACGAGCGATTCGTCGTAGCCTATTCCTCGAAGTTCCGAGACTCGACTGCTCGCGGATGGACGTCGAAGTGCGCATCAACCGCTATGCCAGGCGCAGACGGTGGCCCGTCCGACGTGTTCCCTTGCACGGCGTCACGCACCCGATGAAGGAAGAGAAGTTGGGACTCCTCCGGGGTGCGATAGAACGCGCTCGCATGTACCGCGACATTCTTCTCACGGTGCTCCTCGACCGGAACGGATTCAGATCCGATCCTCAGTCCGACTTCGCAGCGGCCAATCTCGTGCGTCACGAACCGGGGGGTGTGGAGAGCGGGTCGGGCACGAAACTGCCAACCCCCTAA
- a CDS encoding M48 family metalloprotease — protein MRLAKLAALGLLAVVGVTSSCKSTALMSKSEEIRIGQQASQEVEKEYKLSPNPADQALVQEIGQRVLASNKVEEYPYTFKVLDSKEVNAFSLPGGPVYLFKGLLDLSEGDVDEVASVVAHEIAHIHARHIAKMYTQGFWLDLIIGLGTKGTTQDVAQIGALLGQLHFSREDEYEADRLAIRFLHNAGYDPNGLTRFFTKLERKEKGGTSDLDKMLRTHPLTKDRIRKANEEIAKQQGADPKK, from the coding sequence GTGCGTCTGGCGAAGCTGGCCGCACTTGGCCTGCTTGCCGTGGTCGGCGTCACATCGAGTTGCAAGAGTACCGCGCTGATGTCCAAGAGCGAGGAGATTCGCATCGGACAGCAGGCTTCGCAGGAAGTCGAGAAGGAGTACAAGCTCTCGCCAAACCCTGCGGATCAGGCTTTGGTGCAGGAGATTGGGCAGCGCGTTCTCGCGAGCAACAAGGTGGAGGAGTACCCTTACACCTTCAAGGTGCTCGACTCCAAGGAAGTCAACGCCTTTTCCCTGCCTGGCGGACCCGTGTATCTGTTCAAGGGATTGCTCGACCTGTCGGAGGGCGACGTGGACGAGGTCGCCTCCGTTGTCGCACACGAGATTGCCCACATCCACGCACGACACATCGCTAAGATGTACACCCAGGGGTTCTGGCTAGACCTCATCATCGGACTCGGCACCAAGGGCACGACGCAGGACGTAGCGCAGATCGGCGCCTTACTGGGGCAGCTTCACTTCAGCCGTGAGGATGAGTACGAGGCTGACCGTTTGGCAATTCGGTTCCTCCACAACGCAGGTTACGACCCCAACGGACTGACGCGGTTCTTTACCAAATTGGAGCGCAAAGAGAAGGGCGGCACCTCAGATCTGGACAAGATGCTCCGGACCCACCCTCTGACCAAAGACCGGATCAGGAAGGCAAACGAGGAAATCGCGAAGCAACAGGGAGCCGACCCGAAGAAATGA
- a CDS encoding GNAT family N-acetyltransferase: MLTLERPAPSIEFIAGPEALASLREEWCDLQDRGGVRTFFQTWEWNSTWWRHFGSGTPLVLRVMDGHSTIGIAPGFVGRSPGRPFRWIGSGNSDYLGVIALPGHLDVVANLVARELEGASAAYLDLRQIPDGSPIHVRYAEHCTPDARAVQLRLPRSWDEYSRMLSAKMRSNLKRGHRDLASLGGRIRLLDRGEVEEGMNALFALHSSRWRRRGLPGSFASRAARAFHLDWARQAADRGWLKLYALEVSGRKVAMLYGVQYGSTFAYYQAGFDPAYSRLSPGALLVGRAIRDAIDDGCDWFDFLRGEEKYKSRWKAEHTEMHWRLLMPLRGWLGQAECELQRRLHVVESRLKARFEGGSLFAKPE, encoded by the coding sequence GTGCTTACGCTTGAGCGACCCGCCCCGAGCATCGAGTTCATCGCGGGACCGGAGGCACTTGCCTCGCTTCGAGAGGAGTGGTGCGACCTGCAAGACAGGGGGGGCGTCCGCACCTTTTTCCAGACATGGGAATGGAACTCGACGTGGTGGCGCCACTTCGGGTCGGGAACGCCATTGGTTTTGCGGGTCATGGATGGTCACTCGACCATTGGCATCGCGCCGGGATTCGTTGGTCGTTCGCCGGGCCGACCGTTCCGCTGGATCGGTTCCGGGAACTCGGACTACTTGGGAGTCATAGCCCTACCCGGCCACTTGGATGTAGTCGCCAATCTCGTAGCGCGAGAACTCGAAGGAGCTTCGGCGGCCTACTTGGACCTGCGCCAGATTCCCGACGGGAGTCCAATCCATGTGCGCTATGCCGAGCACTGTACGCCCGACGCCCGAGCCGTGCAACTACGACTGCCGCGCAGCTGGGACGAGTACAGCCGCATGTTGTCGGCCAAAATGCGCTCGAACCTGAAACGTGGGCATCGTGATCTCGCTTCCTTGGGTGGACGGATCAGGCTACTGGATCGTGGCGAAGTCGAGGAAGGAATGAATGCGTTGTTCGCTCTCCATTCCAGCCGGTGGCGCAGACGTGGCCTACCCGGGTCCTTTGCCAGCCGGGCAGCACGCGCATTTCATCTGGACTGGGCCCGGCAGGCCGCTGATCGCGGCTGGCTCAAGCTGTACGCACTCGAAGTGTCGGGTCGCAAGGTCGCCATGCTCTACGGAGTGCAGTACGGCAGCACCTTCGCGTATTACCAGGCAGGGTTCGATCCCGCGTACAGCCGGCTAAGCCCTGGTGCCCTGCTGGTCGGCCGAGCGATTCGCGACGCGATCGACGACGGCTGCGACTGGTTCGACTTCCTCCGAGGGGAGGAGAAGTACAAGAGCAGGTGGAAAGCTGAGCACACCGAGATGCATTGGCGGCTGCTAATGCCACTCCGAGGTTGGCTCGGCCAGGCGGAGTGTGAACTGCAGCGGCGGCTGCACGTGGTGGAGAGTCGTCTGAAAGCGCGTTTCGAAGGGGGAAGCCTTTTTGCGAAGCCTGAGTAG
- a CDS encoding glycosyltransferase, producing the protein MKGCVAQCKRFWLSETETAIDRHVRALRRHAAIVFAQQRRLRADYPYPVLTPPSRASRGLIEWLTKGRLMSPAVRDWHCLEFLCRDVRLVHAHFATDGIFYSRAAETADVPMLVSCHGHDVYRFPKLLGGLGSRMLRRLFSRVAMITAVSEHMRRAIISLGCPPDKVRTVRVGIDLTGREFRPPTPNPLRIRIACVAGLRPKKGIPYLIEAFGKVAAERQDAELVIVGDGPMRSKIEYCIERNRLWGKVVLTGALRPDEVMRVLDTAHIYAQPSVTAPDGDREGIPATLMEAMARGLPVIATRHSGIPELVEDGVSGILVDERDGSALAEAMLTLMERSRDWETMAQAGRAFIEREHDLTKQTAVIEDLYDELLTVHDSAVVIPIGQVRPDEASRPAA; encoded by the coding sequence ATGAAAGGTTGCGTCGCCCAGTGCAAGCGATTCTGGCTTTCTGAGACCGAGACTGCGATAGACAGGCACGTGCGAGCGCTGCGCCGACATGCGGCCATCGTGTTCGCCCAGCAGAGACGCTTGCGGGCCGACTACCCGTATCCCGTACTCACCCCGCCGTCGAGAGCATCCCGAGGTCTGATCGAGTGGCTTACCAAGGGCCGACTGATGTCGCCGGCTGTCCGAGATTGGCACTGCCTGGAGTTCCTTTGTCGCGACGTTCGCCTGGTCCATGCACACTTCGCCACCGATGGCATCTTCTATTCACGTGCAGCCGAGACAGCCGACGTCCCGATGCTTGTCTCTTGCCACGGCCACGATGTGTATCGCTTCCCCAAGCTCCTGGGCGGACTCGGAAGCCGGATGCTCCGGCGGCTGTTCTCGAGAGTCGCGATGATTACCGCCGTGTCGGAGCACATGCGCCGAGCGATCATCTCGCTAGGCTGTCCGCCGGACAAGGTCAGAACCGTCCGCGTGGGAATTGACCTTACCGGGAGGGAGTTTCGCCCCCCGACGCCTAATCCTCTGCGCATCCGGATTGCCTGTGTAGCTGGACTGCGACCGAAGAAAGGCATCCCCTATCTCATCGAGGCGTTCGGCAAGGTCGCAGCCGAGCGCCAGGATGCAGAGCTAGTAATTGTGGGGGACGGCCCGATGCGCTCGAAGATCGAGTACTGCATTGAACGCAACCGCCTGTGGGGCAAGGTCGTGCTAACCGGTGCCCTGCGTCCTGACGAGGTCATGAGGGTGCTAGACACTGCTCACATCTACGCCCAGCCCAGTGTCACTGCGCCTGACGGCGACCGGGAGGGTATTCCGGCTACGCTGATGGAGGCGATGGCCCGAGGCTTGCCGGTCATCGCTACCAGGCATTCGGGCATCCCGGAACTCGTGGAGGACGGGGTCAGCGGCATTCTGGTAGACGAACGCGACGGATCAGCGCTTGCAGAAGCCATGTTGACCCTGATGGAGCGATCGCGAGATTGGGAGACAATGGCACAGGCCGGTCGCGCCTTCATCGAGCGCGAGCACGATCTGACGAAGCAAACCGCAGTCATCGAGGACCTCTACGACGAACTGCTGACCGTTCACGACAGTGCCGTCGTCATCCCCATCGGCCAGGTGAGGCCGGACGAAGCCTCTCGACCTGCTGCATAG
- a CDS encoding type IV pilus twitching motility protein PilT, producing the protein MLRDLVARDASDLHIKAGKRPVMRIHGQLTDTDYPALSDTETQEFLYSILNDERQRRYEEYRELDLSYEVKGVARFRVNMFWQRGKPGAVFRVIPFKIRTIDELLLPEVTKKIALLPRGLVLVTGPTGCGKSTSLAAIIDYINTNRRCHVMTIEDPIEYWHEDKMSIINQREAHVDTHSFPDALRHVMRQNPDVILLGEMRDLETISLAITAAETGHLVFSTLHTVDAAQTIDRIVDVFNPEQQEQIRTQLAVTIQAILSQALLPRRDIAGRVAAFEVMVATQAIRSLIRDGKTPQLYLDIQTGSEHGMQTLDGALLKLVKEGLVDYEVALSKSSFPQEFIKRASTLGLVKEPPGAVN; encoded by the coding sequence ATGCTGCGCGACCTGGTGGCACGGGACGCGAGCGACTTGCACATCAAGGCCGGGAAGCGCCCCGTGATGCGCATCCATGGCCAGCTCACGGACACGGACTATCCTGCGCTGTCTGACACAGAGACCCAGGAGTTCTTGTACAGTATCCTGAACGACGAGCGTCAGCGGCGATACGAAGAGTATCGCGAGTTGGACCTCTCGTACGAGGTCAAAGGGGTTGCCCGCTTCCGCGTCAATATGTTCTGGCAGCGCGGGAAGCCAGGAGCCGTATTCCGAGTGATCCCGTTCAAGATCCGCACGATCGACGAGCTGCTGCTTCCGGAAGTGACCAAGAAGATTGCGTTGTTGCCGCGAGGGCTGGTGTTGGTTACGGGCCCGACCGGATGCGGCAAATCCACATCGCTGGCCGCGATCATTGACTACATCAACACGAACCGGCGCTGTCACGTGATGACCATCGAGGACCCCATCGAGTATTGGCACGAAGACAAGATGAGCATCATCAACCAGCGCGAGGCCCACGTGGATACCCACTCCTTCCCGGATGCGCTGCGGCACGTGATGCGCCAGAACCCGGACGTCATCTTGCTCGGCGAGATGCGCGACCTGGAAACCATCTCGCTGGCAATCACCGCTGCGGAGACCGGGCACCTCGTTTTCTCCACCCTGCACACCGTAGACGCAGCGCAGACGATTGACCGAATCGTGGACGTGTTCAACCCCGAGCAGCAGGAGCAGATCCGAACGCAGCTCGCGGTGACCATTCAGGCAATCCTCTCACAGGCTCTTCTCCCTCGAAGGGACATCGCAGGGCGCGTCGCTGCCTTCGAGGTGATGGTGGCGACCCAGGCGATCCGCTCGCTGATCCGAGACGGCAAAACCCCACAGCTTTACCTCGACATTCAGACCGGTTCCGAGCACGGCATGCAGACGTTGGACGGCGCGCTGCTGAAGCTGGTCAAGGAAGGACTGGTGGATTACGAGGTTGCACTATCGAAGTCCTCATTCCCGCAGGAATTCATCAAGCGGGCAAGTACGCTCGGACTAGTAAAGGAGCCCCCCGGTGCAGTCAATTGA
- a CDS encoding PilT/PilU family type 4a pilus ATPase, with the protein MQSIDDLLRYTVEHDASDLHLKADSTPYVRIYGDLYPVGEKTFTSEEHTAMIRDILTEHQWLQFEHDLELDFAHEIPGLARFRGNIYQQRNRIQAAFRVIPLRIQTLEELQAPKVCEYFATRPRGFVLVTGPAGSGKSTTQAAMIHLINHTQAQHIVTVEDPIEFVHEDARSHINQREVGHDTKSFANALKFVLRQDPDVILVGEMRDLETIHLAITAAETGHLVFGTLHTVDAVQTVDRVIDVFPMHQQQQVRMQLSVNLVGVISQTLIKRADGKGRIAAFETLVATPAVRNLIRENKSFQIGSIIQTGARQGMQTLDQSIAKLVRAGLVTQDDGYAKSKDPGEFMRLIQSFGDQPGPQPPQSGQPSGPPRPQGGVPGQPNRPSVGGYRPPDQQGGPGQGK; encoded by the coding sequence GTGCAGTCAATTGACGACCTATTGCGATACACGGTCGAGCACGACGCCTCCGACCTGCATCTGAAGGCCGACTCCACTCCCTATGTGCGTATCTATGGCGACCTGTACCCGGTCGGCGAGAAGACCTTCACCTCGGAAGAGCACACCGCCATGATCCGGGATATCCTGACGGAGCATCAGTGGCTGCAGTTCGAGCACGATCTGGAGCTGGACTTCGCGCACGAGATTCCAGGGCTCGCCCGATTCCGAGGCAACATCTATCAGCAGCGCAACCGCATTCAGGCCGCGTTTCGCGTCATCCCGCTGCGCATCCAGACGCTGGAGGAATTGCAAGCTCCCAAGGTGTGCGAGTACTTTGCCACTCGTCCTCGTGGCTTCGTGTTGGTGACCGGGCCTGCAGGGTCGGGGAAGTCCACGACGCAGGCGGCCATGATCCACCTGATCAACCACACGCAGGCACAGCACATCGTTACCGTCGAGGACCCCATAGAGTTCGTCCACGAGGATGCGCGCTCGCACATTAACCAGCGCGAAGTGGGGCACGACACGAAGTCCTTCGCAAACGCCCTGAAGTTCGTGCTCCGTCAAGACCCGGACGTGATCCTCGTGGGTGAGATGAGAGACCTGGAAACCATCCACCTCGCCATCACCGCTGCGGAGACAGGACACCTCGTGTTCGGTACTTTGCATACGGTGGACGCCGTGCAGACCGTGGACCGCGTGATTGACGTGTTCCCGATGCACCAACAGCAGCAGGTCCGGATGCAGCTCTCGGTCAACCTGGTGGGGGTCATCTCGCAGACGCTGATCAAGCGGGCCGACGGCAAGGGAAGGATCGCCGCATTCGAGACCCTGGTTGCCACTCCTGCCGTGCGCAACCTGATACGCGAGAACAAGAGCTTCCAGATCGGCTCCATCATCCAGACCGGCGCACGCCAGGGAATGCAGACGCTCGACCAGAGCATTGCCAAACTGGTTCGGGCGGGTCTCGTCACTCAGGATGATGGGTATGCGAAGTCGAAGGACCCCGGCGAGTTCATGCGGCTGATTCAGAGTTTCGGCGATCAGCCTGGGCCGCAGCCTCCGCAATCGGGTCAGCCCTCCGGCCCTCCCCGACCGCAAGGCGGAGTCCCCGGCCAACCGAATCGCCCCTCGGTCGGCGGGTACCGACCTCCTGACCAGCAGGGTGGCCCGGGCCAGGGGAAGTAG